Proteins encoded together in one Drosophila willistoni isolate 14030-0811.24 chromosome XR unlocalized genomic scaffold, UCI_dwil_1.1 Seg105, whole genome shotgun sequence window:
- the LOC6645146 gene encoding uncharacterized protein KIAA1143 homolog — translation MSKRNNITYVKPQEPSFLAKLKAEIGYKEGPTVDTKRQKLEQDPDYDDLGEEENERPEREDEQPQIVVLQSGDLTAEEVAIEQQRIAKEEAEKPADLNQPIVFKQRHKPTKDQELSSSSSSPTPASTSKSTTTDSNKKRSKKSSKPAAAATNKLSFNEDEEDNEAESD, via the exons ATGTCCAAGCGTAACAATATAACCTATGTAAAGCCACAGGAACCCAGCTTTCTAGCTAAACTCAAAGCGGAAATTGGCTATAAAGAAGGACCGACCGTCGACACCAAA CGCCAGAAGCTCGAACAGGATCCGGACTACGACGATTTGGGTGAAGAGGAAAACGAAAGGCCGGAGCGTGAGGACGAGCAGCCGCAAATTGTTGTCCTGCAGAGTGGGGATCTTACCGCCGAGGAGGTGGCAATCGAGCAGCAGCGCATAGCAAAAG AGGAAGCCGAAAAACCAGCAGATTTAAACCAACCCATTGTCTTCAAGCAACGTCATAAGCCCACAAAGGACCAAGAGctatcgtcatcgtcatcatcaccAACTCCAGCATCCACATCTAAATCCACAACAACCGACTCCAATAAAAAACGCAGCAAAAAATCCTCaaagccagcagcagcagcaaccaatAAACTATCCTTCAACGAGGACGAAGAGGATAACGAAGCTGAATCGGATTAA